Part of the Candidatus Schekmanbacteria bacterium genome, TGTTTTTGCATTGAATGCCTTACAAAATTCCATTATGTTTACGCCATGCTGTCCCAATGCAGGACCTACAGGCGGAGATGGATTTGCCTGTCCTGCAGGGATTTGCAACTTAATCATTGCTGAAATCTTCTTTGCCATTACAACATCTCCTTCCTTATGTAATCCGTTCTATCTCTAAAAAATCAAATTCGACTGGTGTTGCACGCCCAAAGATACTGACCATTACCTTTGCGCGCTCTCTCTCAGGATTTAATTCTTCTATATGCCCTGTAAAGCCGTCGAATGGACCATTTATTATTTTAACAGCATCACCTTTTGAAAATTTCCGTTTCATTTTCGTTACTTTTGAACCTGTCTTATCTTGGTCGATAATTCTTTCAACTTCTTCCTTATTCAAAGGTGATGGTTCATTTTGCGTTCCTAAAAAACCTGATACCTTTGGAATACTTTTGATAAGCTGTAAAATCTTTTTTCTATAAGGATCATCCTTTGTTTCACCCAAATCCATTTCTATAAGTACATAACCGGGGAAGAATTTTCTGCTTGTTTCCTTTTTTACTCCCTTTTTCAAACTTATAATATTTTCCGTGGGAATAAGTATTTCCCCAATCCTTTCCGCAATAATCTTGTCCTCTTCTTTGTCTGATTCCTTCAAATTATTTAAAAGATCTTCTATAGCTGACTTTACCTTATTCTCATAACTTGAATGCGCATGAACTACATACCATTTTTTTGCCATTTCTAATTCCCTACTTAACTATGTTTTCTTTCTTTGCGGTTTCAGTTGATTGCTTTTGATTATCCGGCACATTCGATGTTTTTTCTGTTACATTCAAATTCCTTTTCACTACAGCCACAGCACCCTGTGAATCCATTACCTGAAGCCGCACCGTATATAATCCCGGTTTA contains:
- the nusG gene encoding transcription termination/antitermination factor NusG; this encodes MAKKWYVVHAHSSYENKVKSAIEDLLNNLKESDKEEDKIIAERIGEILIPTENIISLKKGVKKETSRKFFPGYVLIEMDLGETKDDPYRKKILQLIKSIPKVSGFLGTQNEPSPLNKEEVERIIDQDKTGSKVTKMKRKFSKGDAVKIINGPFDGFTGHIEELNPERERAKVMVSIFGRATPVEFDFLEIERIT